One Halobaculum roseum DNA segment encodes these proteins:
- the pepF gene encoding oligoendopeptidase F, with protein sequence MSSVPERSEIDEEYKWSIDSIYADDEAWEEAYADVEERLDDLRAYEGRATESAATLRELLDTYEAVFREVSKVTSYAQLRSNEDTRDQGYQAMSSKAQALSAEASSASSYLEPELQELDRSDIRDMIDEEPALAEYEHFFDDVLRMKPHTRSAEVEELLADLSEVTGAASEAYSMLSNADMTFPTVEDPDGDEVEISQGNFTTLLQKPDREFRRRVHEEFYSEWETVRNTVGTTLAKSVKKDVKMAEARNYDTAREAALDGPNVPVEVYDTLVDTVRDNLDSLGRHADLKRRALDVDTLEMWDLYMSLTGDEGPEISYEEAKEHVIEAVAPLGEEYQQRMAEGLESRWVDVYENRGKRSGAYSAGTYDTQPFIMMNYQDDVSSMYTLAHELGHSMHSELAKEAQPWQYADYEIFVAEVASTVNETLLTRHLLENAESDELRVHALDQYLERFRSTLFRQTMFAAFEQAIHEHDEAGKPLTPDVFDELYGDLKAEFYGHVDATVDEHIRREWMRIPHFYYNFYVYQYSTGISAAAAIVDRIEDEGEVAAEEYRAALRAGGAEYPIDVLEIAGIDMTESDPIESAIGVYDDYLDEAETLLDL encoded by the coding sequence ATGAGTTCGGTTCCCGAGCGCTCGGAGATCGACGAGGAGTACAAGTGGAGCATCGACTCCATCTACGCGGACGACGAGGCGTGGGAGGAGGCGTACGCGGACGTCGAGGAGCGCCTCGACGACCTCCGCGCGTACGAGGGCCGCGCGACCGAGAGCGCGGCGACGCTTCGCGAACTGCTCGACACCTACGAGGCGGTGTTCCGCGAGGTGTCGAAGGTCACCTCCTACGCGCAGCTTCGCTCGAACGAGGACACCCGCGACCAGGGGTATCAGGCGATGTCCTCGAAGGCGCAGGCGCTGTCGGCGGAGGCGTCGAGCGCGTCCAGCTACCTCGAACCCGAGCTCCAGGAGCTCGACCGGAGCGACATCCGGGACATGATCGACGAGGAGCCCGCGCTCGCGGAGTACGAGCACTTCTTCGACGACGTGCTCCGGATGAAGCCGCACACGCGCTCGGCGGAGGTCGAGGAGCTGCTCGCGGACCTGAGCGAGGTCACCGGCGCCGCGAGCGAGGCGTACTCGATGCTGTCGAACGCGGACATGACGTTCCCGACCGTCGAGGACCCCGACGGCGACGAGGTCGAGATCTCCCAGGGCAACTTCACCACCCTCCTCCAGAAGCCGGACCGCGAGTTCCGACGACGCGTCCACGAGGAGTTCTACTCGGAGTGGGAGACCGTCCGCAACACCGTCGGCACGACGCTCGCCAAGAGCGTGAAGAAGGACGTGAAGATGGCCGAGGCCCGAAACTACGACACCGCCCGCGAGGCGGCGCTCGACGGGCCGAACGTCCCGGTCGAGGTGTACGACACGCTCGTCGACACCGTCCGCGACAACCTCGACTCGCTGGGTCGCCACGCCGACCTGAAGCGGCGCGCGCTCGACGTTGACACGCTGGAGATGTGGGACCTCTACATGTCGCTGACGGGCGACGAGGGCCCCGAGATCAGCTACGAGGAGGCGAAGGAACACGTGATCGAGGCGGTCGCGCCGCTCGGCGAGGAGTACCAACAGCGCATGGCCGAGGGGCTGGAGTCGCGCTGGGTCGACGTGTACGAGAACCGCGGGAAGCGCTCGGGCGCCTACTCGGCGGGCACGTACGACACCCAGCCGTTCATCATGATGAACTACCAGGACGACGTGTCCTCGATGTACACGCTGGCCCACGAACTGGGCCACTCCATGCACTCGGAGCTGGCGAAGGAGGCCCAGCCGTGGCAGTACGCCGACTACGAGATCTTCGTCGCCGAGGTCGCCTCCACCGTCAACGAGACGCTGCTGACGAGGCACCTGCTGGAGAACGCCGAGTCCGACGAGCTTCGGGTCCACGCGCTCGACCAGTACCTCGAACGCTTCCGCTCGACCCTCTTCCGTCAGACGATGTTCGCGGCGTTCGAGCAGGCGATCCACGAGCACGACGAGGCGGGCAAGCCGCTCACGCCCGACGTGTTCGACGAACTGTACGGCGACCTGAAGGCGGAGTTCTACGGTCACGTCGACGCGACCGTCGACGAGCACATCCGCCGCGAGTGGATGCGTATTCCTCATTTCTACTACAATTTCTACGTCTACCAGTACTCGACGGGCATCTCGGCGGCCGCGGCCATCGTCGACCGGATCGAGGACGAGGGCGAGGTCGCCGCCGAGGAGTACCGCGCGGCCCTGCGCGCCGGCGGCGCCGAGTACCCGATCGACGTGCTGGAGATCGCCGGCATCGACATGACCGAGTCCGACCCCATCGAGTCGGCCATCGGCGTGTACGACGACTACCTCGACGAGGCCGAGACGCTGCTGGACCTGTAA
- a CDS encoding M28 family metallopeptidase yields the protein MDLDDTLAAAVGRAWTDTAPWEFITELTALGGRMGASEGEARAAEVVADAFEEIGLDRVRRQPFDAPEWRRGDTTLRLTAPADRAFDAIALPYSPAGEASGELVDVGYGTPAEIAEVDVEGRIAVASTTTPGDSRFIHRMEKFGAAAEAGAEAFVFVNHVPGQLPPTGSLTFGEEAAIPAVGVSKETGAWLTEYASGGGEADLSVDAETVPSESQNVLARTGPATDEEVLVLAHYDGHDIAEGALDNGCGVATLLAAARVLAAADLDIGVRFAAVGCEETGLLGSEHLAATTDLDGVKAVVNLDGAGRFRDLVAMTHTSESTARVARRVGERTRQPIEVREEPHPFSDQWPFVRRGTAALQLHSDSGERGRGWGHTHADTRDKVDDRCVREHGVLAALMVRELANEGTEVPVLDPYELEAAFREADFEPGMKAAGLWPEEWE from the coding sequence ATGGATCTCGACGACACCCTCGCCGCGGCGGTCGGTCGCGCCTGGACCGACACCGCGCCGTGGGAGTTCATCACCGAGCTGACGGCGCTGGGGGGTCGAATGGGCGCGAGCGAGGGCGAGGCGCGCGCGGCGGAGGTCGTCGCCGACGCGTTCGAGGAGATCGGACTCGACCGCGTCCGGAGACAGCCGTTCGACGCGCCCGAGTGGCGCCGCGGCGACACGACGTTGCGGCTCACCGCGCCCGCCGATCGCGCGTTCGACGCCATCGCGCTGCCGTACAGCCCCGCGGGCGAGGCGTCGGGCGAGCTCGTCGACGTGGGGTACGGCACGCCCGCGGAGATCGCCGAGGTCGACGTGGAGGGACGGATCGCCGTCGCCTCGACGACGACTCCCGGGGACTCGCGGTTCATCCACCGGATGGAGAAGTTCGGCGCCGCCGCGGAGGCGGGCGCGGAGGCGTTCGTCTTCGTCAACCACGTCCCCGGGCAGCTGCCGCCGACGGGGTCGCTCACCTTCGGCGAGGAGGCCGCGATCCCGGCGGTCGGCGTGAGCAAGGAGACGGGCGCGTGGCTCACCGAGTACGCGAGCGGGGGCGGGGAGGCCGACCTGTCGGTCGACGCCGAGACGGTTCCGAGCGAGTCACAGAACGTGCTCGCGCGCACCGGCCCGGCGACCGACGAGGAGGTGCTCGTGCTCGCCCACTACGACGGCCACGACATCGCGGAGGGCGCGCTGGACAACGGCTGCGGCGTCGCGACGCTGCTCGCGGCCGCGCGGGTGCTCGCGGCCGCCGACCTCGACATCGGGGTCCGGTTCGCCGCCGTCGGCTGCGAGGAGACGGGGCTGCTCGGTTCCGAGCACCTCGCGGCGACGACGGACCTGGACGGGGTGAAGGCCGTCGTGAACCTCGACGGAGCCGGTCGGTTCCGGGACCTCGTCGCGATGACCCACACCTCCGAGTCGACCGCCCGGGTCGCGCGGCGCGTGGGCGAGCGGACGCGCCAGCCGATCGAGGTGCGCGAGGAGCCGCATCCCTTCTCCGACCAGTGGCCGTTCGTCCGGCGCGGGACGGCGGCGCTCCAACTGCACTCGGACTCCGGCGAGCGCGGGCGGGGGTGGGGCCACACCCACGCCGACACGCGCGACAAGGTCGACGACCGCTGCGTCCGCGAGCACGGCGTCCTCGCGGCGCTCATGGTCCGCGAACTCGCGAACGAGGGGACCGAGGTCCCGGTGCTCGACCCCTACGAGCTGGAGGCGGCGTTCCGCGAGGCCGACTTCGAGCCGGGGATGAAGGCCGCCGGGCTGTGGCCCGAGGAGTGGGAGTAA
- a CDS encoding DNA-binding protein: protein MSETPDDERLEELREQKMQELQEQAQGQGQGDAEAQQAAQEQAERQQEALLKQYLTDGARQRLNAVEMSKPDFAAQVKQQVTALAKSGRVNGRIDEDQMKELLRELQPDQKSFDIRRR, encoded by the coding sequence ATGAGCGAGACCCCCGACGACGAGCGATTGGAGGAGCTGCGCGAGCAGAAGATGCAGGAGCTCCAGGAGCAGGCACAGGGCCAGGGACAGGGCGACGCGGAGGCACAGCAGGCGGCCCAGGAGCAGGCCGAGCGTCAGCAGGAGGCGCTGCTCAAGCAGTACCTCACCGACGGCGCGCGCCAGCGGCTCAACGCCGTCGAGATGAGCAAACCCGACTTCGCCGCCCAGGTGAAACAGCAGGTCACGGCGCTGGCGAAGAGCGGCCGGGTGAACGGCCGCATCGACGAGGACCAGATGAAGGAGCTGCTGCGCGAGCTGCAGCCGGACCAGAAGAGCTTCGACATCCGCCGCCGCTGA
- a CDS encoding DUF5811 family protein has translation MNGNNPYAGAPGVVEAGRPEEVDLTADQKDALRQAVATIVTRTESYLPDGYAVGSELSYGANGPQATVAVQPPIGHAVSAGFSPDLEDIEAGLDDEDREEVARGLAASAAVQVMSAVGDDLEPTAR, from the coding sequence ATGAACGGCAACAACCCCTATGCGGGGGCCCCTGGCGTCGTCGAGGCGGGCCGTCCCGAGGAGGTCGACCTGACGGCCGACCAGAAGGACGCGCTCCGGCAGGCGGTCGCCACCATCGTCACGCGAACCGAATCGTATCTCCCCGACGGCTACGCCGTCGGCTCGGAACTCTCCTACGGCGCGAACGGGCCGCAGGCCACCGTCGCGGTCCAGCCGCCGATCGGTCACGCGGTCAGCGCGGGCTTCTCGCCGGACCTGGAGGACATCGAGGCCGGCCTCGACGACGAGGACCGCGAGGAGGTCGCCCGCGGGCTCGCCGCCAGCGCGGCCGTCCAGGTCATGTCCGCCGTCGGCGACGACCTCGAACCGACCGCGCGATAG
- a CDS encoding methyltransferase, with protein sequence MPVVPGFLERLAFRANLAPSAILDVHGAASLHAVALADELGVLAALDGPQSVSSLAAALACEEDALRRLLDALVAVGYADRSGDEYWRTRTTERWLTEGGDANLAPFARFWVEVVLPYWREHAARAVREGDPGGSLYEWLGDDEAAWATTQAGFRAAASLLVDPVADALGDVSGARVLDLGGGHGAYAVELARRGASVTLVDRPPALEPAREAAAEAGVDVRFVGGDYLTDDLWRRLVDPDLDSDFDPDTGPDGADDADAGYDLVLLFNVLHGHSPAEAATLLDRAAAALAHGGKLAILDQFGRGGRSSLADVGVALIDLTYLITLGGGTLDADAVNRRLGDAGLSAVETRTFRRAPGVKLLRVEAPYPDRN encoded by the coding sequence ATGCCGGTCGTTCCGGGGTTCCTCGAACGCCTCGCCTTCCGCGCGAACCTCGCGCCGTCGGCTATCCTCGACGTGCACGGCGCGGCCTCGCTGCACGCCGTCGCCCTCGCCGACGAGCTCGGCGTGCTCGCCGCCCTCGACGGGCCGCAGTCGGTGTCGAGCCTCGCGGCCGCGCTCGCGTGTGAGGAGGACGCGCTGCGCCGGTTGCTCGACGCGCTCGTCGCGGTCGGGTACGCCGACCGTTCGGGCGACGAGTACTGGCGGACGCGGACGACCGAGCGGTGGCTCACCGAGGGCGGCGACGCGAACCTCGCGCCGTTCGCGCGCTTCTGGGTCGAGGTCGTCCTCCCGTACTGGCGCGAGCACGCCGCACGCGCCGTCCGCGAGGGCGACCCCGGCGGGTCGCTGTACGAGTGGCTCGGCGACGACGAGGCGGCGTGGGCGACGACGCAGGCCGGCTTCCGCGCGGCGGCGTCGCTGCTGGTCGACCCGGTCGCCGACGCCCTCGGCGACGTGTCCGGCGCTCGCGTCCTCGACCTCGGCGGCGGCCACGGCGCCTACGCGGTCGAACTCGCGCGCCGCGGGGCGTCGGTGACGCTGGTCGACCGCCCGCCCGCGCTGGAGCCGGCGCGCGAGGCCGCCGCCGAGGCGGGCGTCGACGTGCGGTTCGTCGGCGGCGACTACCTCACCGACGACCTGTGGCGTCGACTCGTCGATCCGGATCTCGACTCGGACTTCGATCCCGACACCGGTCCCGACGGCGCCGACGACGCGGACGCGGGCTACGATCTCGTCCTCCTGTTCAACGTCCTCCACGGTCACTCCCCGGCGGAGGCGGCGACGCTGCTCGACCGCGCCGCGGCCGCCCTCGCGCACGGCGGGAAGCTCGCGATCCTCGACCAGTTCGGGCGCGGCGGGAGATCGTCGCTCGCCGATGTCGGCGTCGCGCTGATCGATCTCACGTACCTGATCACCCTCGGCGGCGGCACACTCGACGCCGACGCGGTGAACCGCCGGCTCGGCGACGCGGGGCTGTCCGCCGTCGAGACGAGGACCTTCCGACGGGCGCCCGGCGTCAAGTTACTCCGCGTCGAGGCACCGTATCCCGACCGGAACTGA
- a CDS encoding pyruvoyl-dependent arginine decarboxylase, whose translation MDIHVADGVGRGPTELAAYDAALADAGVGDFNLVTVSSVVPADAEVRAVDTAPDLGPAGDRLTVVQAHAAASPEDAHETETVTACLGWATGPGPGLFYEADGSDADAVRETVATGLDAGRDLRDWTFEREETRCATVETDDSAYVAAVVVAAYGESEPIA comes from the coding sequence ATGGACATCCACGTCGCCGACGGCGTCGGCCGGGGACCGACCGAGCTGGCCGCCTACGACGCCGCCCTCGCCGACGCCGGCGTCGGCGACTTCAACCTCGTCACCGTCTCGTCGGTCGTCCCCGCCGACGCCGAGGTGCGCGCCGTCGACACCGCGCCGGATCTCGGTCCCGCCGGCGACCGCCTCACCGTCGTGCAGGCGCACGCGGCCGCCTCCCCCGAGGACGCCCACGAGACCGAGACCGTCACCGCCTGCCTCGGGTGGGCGACCGGCCCCGGCCCGGGGCTGTTCTACGAGGCCGACGGCAGCGACGCCGACGCGGTCCGCGAGACGGTGGCGACCGGCCTCGACGCGGGTCGCGACCTGCGCGACTGGACGTTCGAGCGCGAGGAGACGCGTTGTGCGACCGTCGAGACCGACGACTCGGCGTACGTCGCCGCGGTCGTCGTCGCCGCCTACGGCGAGAGCGAGCCGATCGCCTGA
- the hisS gene encoding histidine--tRNA ligase produces MPTYDRLKGFRDFYPPEMAVRREVTDTLESVARRYGFREIDTPRLEPAEMWTDKSGDDIVDELYAFEDHGGRHVTLSPELTPTVARMYAAKAQELSKPVKWFSTRPFWRYEAVQQGRFREFYQTNIDVFGSAEPEADAEVLATAADALTDLGLSADDFEFRVSHRDILGSLLRSFDADVDVRAAIRAVDKSEKVDEAEYLDLLHDAGLEFDRAREFDDLLGVDDPADLDELTDFAPNSEGLADAVGNLREVLAAADDFGVGEHCDLSLRTARGLDYYTGAVFECFDATGEIGRSVFGGGRYDDLIEEFGGQPTPAVGVAPGHAPLGLLLERAGVAPDATIETDYYVLQVGDTRPTAARIARDLRARGHVVESDVSDRSFGAQLNYADSINAETVVIVGEQDLANDEVTLKDMASGDQTTAPVDEFPGGLDRPTFDDFA; encoded by the coding sequence ATGCCCACCTACGACCGCCTGAAGGGGTTCCGCGACTTCTACCCCCCCGAGATGGCCGTCCGCCGGGAGGTGACCGACACGCTGGAGTCGGTCGCCCGGCGCTACGGCTTCCGCGAGATCGACACGCCCCGGCTGGAGCCGGCGGAGATGTGGACCGACAAGTCCGGCGACGACATCGTCGACGAGCTGTACGCCTTCGAGGACCACGGCGGCCGCCACGTCACGCTCTCGCCGGAGCTGACGCCGACCGTCGCGCGGATGTACGCCGCGAAGGCCCAGGAGCTGTCCAAGCCCGTCAAGTGGTTCTCGACGCGCCCCTTCTGGCGCTACGAGGCCGTCCAGCAGGGTCGCTTCCGCGAGTTCTACCAGACGAACATCGACGTCTTCGGTTCGGCCGAACCCGAGGCCGACGCCGAGGTGCTCGCGACCGCCGCCGACGCGCTGACCGACCTGGGGCTGTCGGCCGACGACTTCGAGTTCCGCGTCAGCCACCGCGACATCCTCGGGTCGCTGCTGCGCTCGTTCGACGCCGACGTGGACGTGCGCGCGGCGATCCGCGCGGTCGACAAATCGGAGAAGGTCGACGAGGCCGAGTACCTCGATCTGCTCCACGACGCCGGCCTCGAATTCGACCGGGCCCGCGAGTTCGACGACCTGCTGGGCGTCGACGACCCCGCCGACCTGGACGAACTCACCGACTTCGCGCCCAACAGCGAGGGGCTCGCTGACGCGGTCGGGAACCTCCGTGAGGTCCTCGCGGCGGCGGACGACTTCGGCGTCGGCGAGCACTGCGACCTCTCGCTTCGCACCGCCCGCGGGCTGGACTACTACACCGGCGCCGTCTTCGAGTGCTTCGACGCGACCGGCGAGATCGGTCGCTCCGTCTTCGGCGGCGGCCGCTACGACGACCTCATCGAGGAGTTCGGCGGCCAGCCCACCCCCGCCGTCGGCGTCGCCCCGGGGCACGCGCCCCTCGGCCTCCTGCTCGAACGCGCGGGCGTCGCCCCCGACGCGACGATCGAGACGGACTACTACGTGCTGCAGGTGGGCGACACCCGGCCGACGGCCGCCCGGATCGCCCGCGACCTCCGGGCGCGGGGACACGTCGTCGAGTCCGACGTCTCCGACCGCAGCTTCGGCGCGCAGCTCAACTACGCCGACTCGATCAACGCCGAGACGGTCGTCATCGTCGGCGAGCAGGACCTCGCGAACGACGAGGTGACGCTGAAGGACATGGCCTCCGGCGACCAGACGACCGCGCCCGTCGACGAGTTCCCGGGCGGGCTCGACCGGCCGACGTTCGACGACTTCGCGTAA
- a CDS encoding DUF7411 family protein, translating into MELALCYSGGKDSSLAALVLDRFYDVTLVTAHFGVTDDHEHARRAAEALGFPFETHDLDPEVAREAVEAMRADGFPRNGIQRVHEHALESVAERDVDAVADGTRRDDRVPSISRAFAQSLEDRHGVDYISPLSGFGRGAVDRLVDETLDVESGPSEEVPKADYEGELRALLREEAGDDAVREVFPEHEQTYVRGTR; encoded by the coding sequence GTGGAGCTCGCACTGTGCTACAGCGGCGGGAAGGACTCATCGCTCGCCGCGCTCGTCCTCGACCGCTTCTACGACGTGACGCTCGTCACCGCCCACTTCGGCGTGACCGACGACCACGAGCACGCGCGCCGGGCCGCCGAGGCGCTCGGCTTCCCGTTCGAGACCCACGACCTCGACCCCGAGGTCGCCCGCGAGGCCGTCGAGGCGATGCGCGCCGACGGCTTCCCCCGCAACGGGATCCAGCGCGTCCACGAGCACGCCCTGGAGTCGGTCGCCGAACGCGACGTGGACGCCGTCGCCGACGGCACCCGCCGCGACGACCGCGTCCCATCCATCTCCCGGGCGTTCGCCCAGTCGCTGGAGGACCGCCACGGCGTCGACTACATCTCTCCCCTCTCGGGGTTCGGCCGCGGCGCCGTCGACCGCCTCGTCGACGAGACGCTCGACGTGGAGTCGGGCCCCTCCGAGGAGGTGCCGAAGGCCGACTACGAGGGCGAACTCCGCGCCCTCCTCCGCGAGGAGGCCGGCGACGACGCCGTCCGCGAGGTGTTCCCCGAGCACGAACAGACGTACGTGCGCGGGACACGCTGA
- the pan2 gene encoding proteasome-activating nucleotidase Pan2 — protein MSRSPSLPDRPRLDLDPDMNEAERLEALRKHFERIVQVNDELDDRLDEAQSRRADLREEVDELKRRNEALKTASLYIATVEELTEDGAVIKQHGNNQEVLTDLSPQLEDELEAGDRVAINDSFSVQTVLDDETDARAQAMEVDADPEVTYDDIGGIDEQVREVREAVEDPLINADAFREVGITPPSGVLLHGPPGTGKTMLAKAVANETDATFIKMAGSELVRKFIGEGARLVRDLFDLAGEREPAVIFIDEIDAVAAKRTDSKTSGDAEVQRTMMQLLSEMDGFDDRGEVRIIAATNRFDMLDDAILRPGRFDRLIEVPKPGPEGRERILEIHTADMAVADDVDFADLAADLDDYSGADIAALTTEAGMFAIRDERTTVRRADFEDAREKIETSNEGPVFNDGEFGRYQY, from the coding sequence ATGTCTCGGAGTCCGTCCCTCCCCGACCGGCCCCGGCTCGATCTGGATCCCGACATGAACGAGGCCGAGCGGCTGGAGGCGCTTCGCAAACACTTCGAGCGGATCGTCCAGGTCAACGACGAGTTGGACGACCGCCTCGACGAGGCCCAGAGCCGCCGCGCGGACCTCCGCGAGGAGGTCGACGAGCTCAAGCGCCGCAACGAGGCGCTGAAGACCGCGTCGCTGTACATCGCGACCGTCGAGGAGCTCACCGAGGACGGCGCGGTGATCAAACAGCACGGCAACAACCAGGAGGTGCTCACCGACCTCTCGCCCCAGCTGGAGGACGAGTTGGAGGCGGGCGACCGCGTCGCCATCAACGACTCCTTCAGCGTCCAGACGGTGCTCGACGACGAGACCGACGCCCGCGCGCAGGCGATGGAGGTCGACGCCGACCCGGAGGTCACCTACGACGACATCGGCGGCATCGACGAGCAGGTCCGCGAGGTACGCGAGGCCGTCGAGGACCCCCTCATCAACGCCGACGCGTTCCGCGAGGTCGGCATCACGCCGCCCAGCGGCGTCCTCCTGCACGGCCCGCCCGGCACCGGGAAGACGATGCTCGCGAAGGCCGTCGCCAACGAGACCGACGCGACGTTCATCAAGATGGCCGGCTCGGAACTGGTTCGGAAGTTCATCGGCGAGGGCGCCCGCCTCGTGCGCGACCTGTTCGATCTGGCTGGCGAGCGCGAACCCGCCGTCATCTTCATCGACGAGATCGACGCCGTCGCCGCCAAGCGCACCGACTCGAAGACCTCCGGCGACGCCGAGGTCCAGCGCACGATGATGCAGCTCCTGAGCGAGATGGACGGCTTCGACGACCGCGGCGAGGTGCGGATCATCGCGGCGACGAACCGCTTCGACATGCTCGACGACGCGATCCTCCGCCCGGGCCGGTTCGACCGCCTCATCGAGGTCCCCAAGCCCGGCCCCGAGGGCCGCGAGCGCATCCTCGAGATCCACACGGCGGACATGGCCGTCGCCGACGACGTGGACTTCGCCGACCTCGCCGCGGACCTCGACGACTACTCCGGCGCCGACATCGCCGCGCTCACCACCGAGGCGGGGATGTTCGCCATCCGCGACGAGCGGACGACCGTCCGCCGCGCCGACTTCGAGGACGCCCGCGAGAAGATCGAGACGAGCAACGAGGGCCCGGTGTTCAACGACGGCGAGTTCGGTCGCTACCAGTACTGA
- the truA gene encoding tRNA pseudouridine(38-40) synthase TruA, protein MATRRAYRVAYDGRPFFGFQRQPDVPTVEDALLDALRALDVFGHDADTPPGYAAAGRTDRGVSAVRQTVALDAPEWLTPRAFSSELPAGVRVWAAADVPADFHATHDAARRTYRYHLHAPGADRDRARDAAAALSGEHDVHNLTSEPRGRKTRRDLSVSVAAAGDDFLTLTVAAGGFPREFVRRVATVVRGVAVGDTGLDRVDEVLGEEPLSGARGVAPAAPDPLVLADVSYPGVVFEPDPAAVESLRDVFAERRVDALARGRVFGDVLDSIPE, encoded by the coding sequence ATGGCGACCCGCCGGGCGTACCGCGTCGCCTACGACGGCCGCCCCTTCTTCGGCTTCCAGCGCCAGCCGGACGTGCCGACCGTCGAGGACGCCCTGCTCGACGCGCTCCGGGCGCTCGACGTGTTCGGGCACGACGCGGACACTCCGCCCGGCTACGCCGCCGCCGGCCGCACCGACCGCGGCGTCTCGGCGGTCCGCCAGACCGTCGCCCTCGACGCGCCCGAGTGGCTCACGCCGCGGGCGTTCTCCAGCGAACTCCCGGCCGGCGTCCGCGTGTGGGCCGCCGCCGACGTGCCAGCCGACTTCCACGCGACCCACGACGCCGCCCGGCGGACGTACCGCTACCACCTCCACGCGCCCGGGGCCGACCGTGACCGCGCCCGCGACGCCGCCGCGGCGCTGTCCGGCGAGCACGACGTCCACAACCTCACCAGCGAGCCGCGCGGGCGGAAAACCCGACGCGACCTCTCGGTCTCGGTCGCCGCCGCCGGCGACGACTTCCTGACCCTCACCGTCGCCGCCGGCGGCTTCCCTCGCGAGTTCGTCCGGCGGGTCGCGACGGTCGTCCGCGGCGTCGCCGTCGGCGACACCGGCCTCGACCGGGTCGACGAGGTTCTCGGCGAGGAGCCGCTGTCGGGCGCCCGCGGCGTCGCGCCCGCCGCGCCCGACCCCCTCGTGCTCGCGGACGTGTCCTATCCGGGCGTCGTGTTCGAGCCCGATCCGGCGGCGGTCGAGTCGCTCCGGGACGTGTTCGCCGAGCGCCGCGTCGACGCGCTCGCCCGGGGCCGGGTGTTCGGCGACGTGCTCGACTCGATACCGGAGTGA
- a CDS encoding EamA family transporter — protein MSALVSPGIAVAVAAAVLWGVYLFALKRYVSGVPATVLTVLVNVCALAWYAPVAVTRLSPSALPDPATLGAPAVLALVGAVLGVGVGFVLFVNALALGEVSYVTPINKVVPVFVLPLELLLLGADLPALAFVGIAVVTAAVYVANYRGGDPVEPLRRAVTARPAQLALLSAVAYAVGDVAKRAVLDRVGLPPEALVIVVLGGVLLVLLPLAVRDWEVDRSWETPVPTFLALGLVVAVAEHLTSVAFAALPASIASPVVNTQAVVAVVLGGVILKERRLGARLVAAALAVVGVGFLAV, from the coding sequence GTGTCCGCACTCGTCTCTCCCGGCATCGCCGTCGCCGTCGCCGCGGCGGTGCTGTGGGGCGTCTACCTCTTCGCGTTGAAGCGCTACGTCTCCGGCGTCCCCGCCACGGTGCTCACGGTCCTCGTCAACGTCTGCGCGCTGGCGTGGTACGCCCCCGTCGCCGTCACCCGGCTGTCGCCGTCGGCGCTCCCCGATCCCGCGACGCTCGGCGCGCCCGCCGTGCTCGCGCTCGTCGGGGCCGTCCTCGGCGTCGGCGTCGGCTTCGTCCTGTTCGTGAACGCGCTCGCGCTCGGCGAGGTGTCGTACGTCACGCCGATCAACAAGGTCGTCCCCGTGTTCGTCCTCCCGCTGGAGCTGCTCCTGCTGGGCGCCGACCTCCCGGCGCTGGCGTTCGTCGGCATCGCCGTCGTCACCGCCGCGGTGTACGTCGCGAACTACCGCGGCGGCGACCCGGTCGAACCCCTCCGCCGGGCCGTCACGGCCCGCCCCGCACAGCTCGCGCTGCTGTCGGCGGTCGCGTACGCCGTCGGCGACGTGGCGAAGCGCGCGGTGCTCGACCGCGTCGGCCTCCCGCCGGAGGCGCTCGTGATCGTCGTGCTCGGCGGCGTGTTGCTCGTGCTCCTCCCGCTCGCCGTTCGCGATTGGGAAGTCGACAGGTCGTGGGAGACGCCGGTTCCGACGTTCCTCGCGCTCGGGCTGGTCGTCGCGGTAGCCGAACACCTCACGAGCGTCGCGTTCGCCGCGCTCCCCGCGAGCATCGCCTCGCCGGTCGTCAACACGCAGGCGGTCGTCGCGGTGGTGCTCGGGGGCGTGATCCTCAAGGAGCGACGCCTGGGCGCCCGGCTCGTCGCCGCCGCGCTCGCGGTCGTCGGCGTCGGGTTCCTCGCGGTGTGA